In the Malaya genurostris strain Urasoe2022 chromosome 1, Malgen_1.1, whole genome shotgun sequence genome, one interval contains:
- the LOC131425923 gene encoding BTB/POZ domain-containing protein 6-A-like encodes MSTTEPERHGKPKERSNLPFNDGSSSDVTFLVGSQRTPIYAHRRFLSDCSEYFRAMFGGCFRESTGSDVCLEDVEPEIFLEILRYLYRGKINLSPETVHDVYTHGTKYLLNQVVAAVGDFLAETTDLSNVLQRFTQNRTYGFDVVDRRCLSIIWDNLIFCFDHEDFFMLIDHESLRLILSGRSINCTEVQLLQLLETWKSFHKTDNTEDLKALVHGIKRSYGCEQLLVFGTPTERNSTSFSFSVTSDLDIDLFGVGVFIRSPATSIVVELSIGQANLQLVERMFRHENPTNTATINVADLLFGKFTLNPQCIYWVSVRFSPSLKPFGIRNAKVFHDRIELAIREKSYGADVICPIARFHYRVC; translated from the coding sequence ATGTCAACTACGGAACCGGAGCGCCATGGAAAGCCAAAGGAAAGATCGAACCTACCGTTCAACGACGGCTCCAGTTCGGACGTGACATTTTTGGTTGGCAGTCAACGAACGCCAATCTACGCCCACCGTCGGTTTCTGTCCGATTGTTCCGAGTATTTCCGGGCAATGTTCGGCGGATGCTTTCGTGAGTCAACGGGATCTGATGTTTGCCTGGAAGATGTCGAACCGGAGATTTTCCTGGAAATATTACGATATCTCTACCGAGGAAAAATTAATTTGTCACCCGAAACTGTCCACGATGTCTACACTCACGGCACgaaatatctcctgaaccaggtTGTGGCTGCCGTAGGTGACTTCCTCGCGGAAACCACCGATTTGAGTAATGTCCTACAAAGGTTCACTCAAAATCGCACCTACGGCTTTGATGTCGTCGACAGACGATGTCTTTCCATCATTTGGGACAATCTTATTTTCTGCTTTGACCACGAAGACTTCTTCATGTTGATCGATCATGAATCACTTCGACTGATCCTCAGTGGCCGCTCTATTAACTGTACCGAGGTGCAATTATTACAACTTCTCGAAACTTGGAAATCCTTTCACAAAACCGACAACACCGAAGACCTGAAGGCCCTCGTCCACGGAATTAAGAGATCCTACGGGTGCGAGCAGCTACTGGTTTTCGGGACCCCAACCGAACGAAATTCGACCAGCTTTTCGTTCTCTGTCACATCCGACTTGGATATCGATCTGTTTGGTGTTGGAGTGTTCATCAGATCACCGGCCACGTCCATCGTCGTTGAGTTGAGCATCGGACAGGCCAATCTACAGCTAGTGGAACGTATGTTTCGCCATGAAAATCCTACCAATACAGCAACCATCAATGTGGCCGATTTGTTATTCGGTAAATTCACACTCAATCCTCAGTGCATTTATTGGGTATCGGTCAGATTTTCTCCATCGCTGAAACCATTCGGGATTCGTAATGCCAAGGTATTCCACGATCGGATCGAGCTGGCGATACGGGAAAAGTCGTACGGCGCTGACGTTATTTGTCCGATCGCGCGTTTTCATTACCGAGTGTGTTAA